CGCCGTGCGCCGCGCGCTCGACTCGCGCGGCATCGAGACGCGGCCGCTGTGGAAGCCCATGCACCTGCAGCCCGCGTTCGCCGACGCCCGCGCGTTCACGACCGGCGCGAGCGAGACGCTCTTCCGCACGGGCATCGCCCTGCCGAGCGGCTCGGCGCTCGACGACGCGAGCATCGACCGCGTCGTCGAGGCGCTGCGCGCCGCCGTCGCGCCGCGCTCGTGCCGCCGCCCCATCGGCTCCGACTTCCCGCTCGACGTCGCCATCAGCGCCGCGCCCCCAAGGCGGCGCCCCTGGAGCACGACGACCGTCATGGTCGAGACCGGCAGGCAGGCCATCGCGGCCATCGCGATGGTGCTCGAGCGCTCGGGCGCGAACCGCATCGCGGTGCCCGCGTTCCTGTGCGACAGCATGCTCGCGCCCTTCCAGAGCCGCGGCTGGCACATCGTCGACTACCCCGTGCTCGACGACCTCTCCCCCGACCTGCCCGTCGCCAGGCGCATGGCCGAGACGGGTCGCGTCGATGCCGTGCTCGTCATGCGCTACTTCGGCGCCGCCCCGACGTTCGCCGAGCTCTCCGACGTCGCCGCCATCCGCGCCGCAGGCGTCGCGGTGCTCGCCGACGAGACCCACCTGCCGTTCTCGATGAACCAGTGGGGCGCCGACTTCGCCTACGCGAGCCTGCGCAAGGTGCTGCCGACGACCGACGGCGCCTACCTGCACATGCCCGCGGGCACGGAGGCGCCCATGCTGCGGCGCGCACGCGAGACCGGCAGGTACGCGGCCATGGCGTCGTTCGACTCGCGCCGCGGCATCACGCAGCACTCGCGCATCATGCTCGACGCGTCGATGGCGCTCATCGAGCGGGATGCTGCGCCGCGCCGCATGAGCAGGCGCGGACGCTCGCTGCTCGACACGCTCGACCTCGACGCGATCGCCGAGCGTCGCATCGCCAACGCGCGCGTGCTCGCCGACGCGCTCGACGACGTCGGCATCGCGACGGCCGTGCCGGTGGGCTCGCTCGAGGTGCCGTCGCACCTGCCCGTGCGGGTGGCGGATCCCGTCGGCGTGCAGGCGGCGCTCGCGCGAGCCGAGGTGTACTGCCCCATCCATTGGCCCAGGCCGAAGGGGTTCGCGACGCAGGAGGAGTGGCCCGACGACCTGCTGTCGCTGCCCGTCGACCATCGCTACGACCACGTCGACATGCTGCGCATCGCCGCCGAGCTGCAGCGCGTGTCGCTCGACCTCGTGGGGGTGACCCGATGAGCCGCTCGCGCTACCTCGCCGTGCGCGGCGTCACCGACCGCGTCGTCGCGGGCACGGCCCTCGTCGTGCTGTCGCCGCTCATGCTCGCGATCGCCGCGTCGATCCTCGTCGCGATGGGCAGGCCCGTGCTCTTCCGGCAGCGGCGGGTGGGCACGGGCGGCAGGGACTTCTCGATCGTGAAGTTCCGCACGCTCGTGCGCGACGCCGAGCGCCTCGGCGCCGGCTACGTGCTGCCCGGCATGGACCTCGTGCCGCCGCTCGGCCACGTGCTGCGGTCGACGAGCCTCGACGAGCTGCCGCAGCTGTGGAACATCCTCGTCGGCGAGATGGCGTTCGTCGGGCCCAGGCCCGCGCTGCGCGACCAGTACGAGCGGTACACCGACCGGCAACGCGGGCGCGTGTCGGTGCCGCAGGGCGTCACGGGGCTCGCGCAGGTGCGCTACCGCGACGCCGCCACCTTCTCGACGCGCATCGAGGCCGACCTCGAGTACGTCGCCACCGTGAGCCTGCGCACCGATGCGCGCCTGCTCCTCGCGACCATCGGCGCCGTGACCCGGCACGACGGCATCGTGCAGCACCAGACTCCCGAGGACATCGACGACCTCGGCGATCGCAGGACCAGCGTCGCACCCGACGCCACCACCGAGGAGGAGACCAGATGACCGCCACCGTGCAGCTCGCCGCCGCACCCGCCGGCCGCCGCCTGCGCGTGCTCGTCGTATCCCAGTACTACTGGCCCGAGCACGCCTCCATCCCGACGCTCCTCGCCGAGGAGCTGCAGCGCCGCGGGCACCACGTGCGGGTGCTCACGACGTTCCCCAACTACCCCACGGGCCGGCTGCCCGACGGGCAGCGGCAGAAGGCGCACGTCGTCGAGACCGTGCGCGGCGTGCGCGTGCACCGCGTGCCGATGGTGCTCGACCGCTCGGAGCGCACGCTGCACCGTGCGGCGAGCTACGCGAGCTTCGCGCTGTCGAGCGCGCTGTGGGGCAGGCTCGGGATGTCGGCGGACGTCGTGTACGTGTACGCGACGCAGATGACCCCGGCGCTCGGCCCGGCCGTGTGGCGTCGCAACGGCGGTCCGCCGTTCGTGCTGCACGTGCAGGACCTGTGGCCCGACGCCATCGTGGGCGCGTCGTTCGTGCGCTCGGGCGCCGGCAAGGCCATCGCGCGCTCGCTCGAGCCGCTGCTGCGCCGCGCGTACCGCGAGGCGTCGGCGACCATCGGCATCTCCGACGAGATGGCGGCGACGCTCGTCGAGCGCGGCGCACCCCGCTCGCGCGTGCACTCGGTGTCGAACTGGGCGTGGGAGCGCGAGGCGCCGCCGCTCGAGCGCAAGCAGAAGCGCGGCCGCCGGTCGACGTCGTTCCTCTACGCCGGCAACCTCGGCGACGCGCAGCAGCTCGACGAGGTGCTGCGCGCCGCGGCCATGGTCGACGGCGATCCGCGCTTCTCGCTCGACCTCTACGGGTCGGGCAGCGCCGAGCACCGCCTCCGCGCGCTCGCGACGCTGCTGGGGCTGCGGTCGGTGCGCTTCCGCGGCCGCGTCTCGACCGAGTCGATGTCGGAGATCTACCGAGACCACGACTTCCAGGTCGTGCCGCTCGCCGAGACGCCCGCGCTGCGCGCCGCCGTGCCGTCGAAGCTGCCCATGAGCCTGCGCCACGGCCTGCCGGTCGTGGCGTCGGCGCAGGGCGCCGCCGCCGACCTCATCGCCGAGCACGGCGCGGGGATCGTCGCGTCGAGCGCCGACGCCGAGGGCATCGCCGACGCCTTCCGCGAGGCGATGGACCTCGACGACGCCGAGCACCGCGCCATGTCGCGCCGTGCCCGCTCGGCGTACGAGCGGTCGATGTCGCTCACGGCCGGCGTCGACGCCATCGAGGCCATCCTGCGCAACGTCGTGCGCGAGGAGACCGTGCGGCCCGGCGCCGCACGCGGACGCCCGGCGCCGACCGGCACGGGCGGCCGCACCAGCACACGATCCACGGCGCGAGCGAAGGCGAGCCACCGATGACGACAGGGCACGAGGACGCGACGGTCCTCATCACGGGCGGCACGGGCTCCTTCGGGCGCACGGTCGCGGCGCGGCTGCTGCGCGACGGCGTCGGCCAGGTGCGCATCCTCAGCCGCGACGAGGCGAAGCAGGACGACATGCGCCACACGATGGGCGACGACCGGCTGCGGTTCTACCTCGGCGACGTGCGCGACGAGGGCAGCGTCGACAAGGCGATGCGCGGCGTCGACCACGTGTTCCACGCCGCCGCGCTCAAGCAGGTGCCGTCGTGCGAGTTCTTCCCCATGGAGGCGGTGCGCACGAACGTGCAGGGCAGCGAGAACGTCGTGCGCGCCGCGGACCGCGCCGGCGTGCGCTCCGCCGTGTTCCTCAGCACCGACAAGGCCGTCTACCCCGTCAACGCCATGGGCATGAGCAAGGCGCTCATGGAGAAGGTCGCGCGCTCGCACGGCCTCAACAACCCGACGACGGCGACGACGATGGCGTGCGTGCGGTACGGCAACGTCATGTACTCGCGCGGCTCCGTCATCCCGTTGTTCCTGTCGCAGATGCGCGCTGGCAAGCCCATCACGATCACGAACCCGCACATGACGCGGTTCATGATGTCGCTCGCCGACTCCGTCGACCTCGTCGAGTTCGCCTTCCACAACGCGCGGCAGGGCGACCTGTTCATCCGCAAGGCGCGGGCGTGCACCATCGCGGACCTCGCTGCGGCGATGCTGCGACTGTTCCGCTCGGACTCGCAGATCGAGATCATCGGCACGCGGCACGCCGAGAAGGTGTCGGAGGCGCTCGCGAGCCGCGAGGAGCTGTCGAAGGCCATCGACATGGGCGACTACTTCCGCATCCCCCTCGACTCGCGCGGCCTCGACTACGAGCTGTACGTCGCCGAGGGCGACGCGAGGCAGGCGGAGTTCCTCGACTACGACTCCCACACCGTGCCGCGCATGTCGGTCGAGGAGGTCGAGGAGCTGCTGCTGACGCTGCCCGAGATCCGATCGGAGCTCGCGCTCGCGGGCCTGACGAGCAGCCGGGTGTGATGCGCGTCGCGGTGACGGGTGCCGGCGGCTTCCTCGGGCTCCACGTGCGAGGGGCGCTGCTGGAGGCCGGGGTGGAGGCGGTGCCGGTCGCGCTCGGCGAGCGGTTCGACGAGCGCGCGGCATTCGCCGCCGTCGACGGCGCGGATGCCGTGCTGCACCTCGCGGGCGTGCACCGCGCGCCCGAGGACCTCGTGCGCGACGGCAACCGCATGCTCGCGACGCAGCTCGCGCGCACGCTGCTCGACGTGCCGACGCCGCCGCGCACCGTCGCGTACGCGAGCACGACGCAGGTCGGCAACGGCTCGGCGTACGGCGAGGCGAAGGAGCAGGCGGGCGACATGGTGCGCGCCGCCGCCGACGCCGTCGGCGCGCGCTTCGTCGACCACCGGCTGCCGAACCTGTTCGGCGAGCACGGGCTGCCGTTCACGAACTCCGTCACCGCCACGTTCTGCCACCTGCTCGCGTCCGGCGGGCGACCGGAGGTGCACGAGGATCGCACGCTCGACCTGCTGCACGCGCAGGACGCCGCCGACCTGCTGCTCGGCGACGTCGCCGCCGCCGACCGCGTGCACCGCGCGACCGTCACCGGGGTGCTCGCGCGCCTCGAGCGCATCGCGAGCGCCTACGAGGTCGGCGAGGTGCCCGACATCGCCGAGCGGCTCGACCGCGACCTGTTCAACACGTACCGCTCGCACCTCGTCGCCCGCCGGCCGGCGATCCGGCTCGCGAGCCGTGCCGACGAGCGCGGCGCGTTCATCGAGCTCGTGCGCGCCCGCGGCGGCAGCGGTCAGGCGTCGATCTCGACGACGGCGCCGGGCGTCACGCGCGGCGACCACTTCCACCGTCGCAAGTTCGAGCGCTTCACGGTCGTGTCGGGCCGCGCCGTCATCCGCCTGCGCCGCATCCTCACGGCCGAGGTCGTGACGATCCCCGTCGACGGCGACGAGCCCGTGGCCGTCGACATGCCCACGTTGTGGAGCCACAGCATCGAGAACGTCGGCGACGGTCCGCTGCACACGAGCTTCTGGACCGACGACCTGTTCGACGCCGCCCGGCCCGACACGATCCCGGAGCGGGTGCTGCCATGAGCGCGCGCATCAAGGTCATGACGGTCGTCGGCACGCGGCCGGAGGTCATCCGCCTCGCCGCCACGATGCGGCTGCTCGACCGCATCGCCGACCACGTCGTCGTGCACACGGGGCAGAACTACGACTACGAGCTCAACGAGCTGCTGTTCGAGGACCTCGAGCTGCGCCGCCCCGACCGCTTCCTCGACGCCGACACGTCGTCGCTCGGCGCGGCACTCGGCTCGATCCTCGCGCGCGTCGAGGTCGCGATCCGCGAGGAGCAGCCCGACGCGATGCTCGTGCTCGGCGACACGAACAGCTGCATCGCCGCCGTCATGGGCAAGCGGATGCGCGTGCCCGTCTTCCACATGGAGGCCGGCAACCGGGCGTTCGACGAGAACGTGCCGGAGGAGACGAACCGCAGGCTCGTCGACCACGTCGCCGACTACAACCTCGCCTACACCGAGCACGCGCGGCGCAACCTGCTCGCGGAGGGGCTGCATCCGTCGCGCACCCTCGTGACGGGGTCGCCGATGCGCGAGGTGCTCGACCAGAGCCGCGAGCGCATCGCGGCGAGCGACGTCGTCGCCAGGCAGGGGCTCGTGCCCGGCGGCTACCTGCTCGTGAGCCTGCACCGCGAGGAGACGGTCGACGACCCGGTGCGGCTGCGGCAGGCGCTGCAGGCGCTCGACGCCCTCGCGGTCGAGCACGACATGCCCGTGCTCGTGTCGACGCATCCGCGCACGCGCAAGCGGCTCGTCGACCAGGAGCCCGAGCTGCAGCGGCGGCTCACGCTGCACCCGCCGTTCGGGTTCCACGACTACGTGGCGCTGCAGCAGTCGGCGCTCGTCGTGCTGTCGGACAGCGGCACGATCGGCGAGGAGTCGAGCATCCTCGGCTTCCCCGCCGTCACGCTGCGCGACGCGATCGAGCGGCCCGAGGCGCTCGACGTGGGCGCGCTCGTGACGTGCGGCGTCGACCCCGAGAGCGTCGTCGAGGCGGTGCGGGCGACGCTCGCGATGCACGACGCCATGGGGCCGCCGAGCGTGCCCGCCGACTACGGTCCCGACGACGTGTCGCGGCGCGTCGTGTCGTTCATCCTCTCCAGCACGCGATCGCATCGGGCGCGCGCCGGCCTGCGGCGGTGATCGTGGCGACGCCGCCGCGAGCGCCCACCGTCGTGCGCCGCGTGAGCACGACGCTCGTCGACCAGGCGGCGTCGAGCGGTGCGAACCTGCTCATGGTCGTCGCGGTGGCGCAG
The sequence above is a segment of the Agrococcus jejuensis genome. Coding sequences within it:
- a CDS encoding aminotransferase class I/II-fold pyridoxal phosphate-dependent enzyme is translated as MSPRILLSAPDVGATEERAIVAALRSGWVAPLGPDVDAFERELAARVGVAHGVALSSGTAALHLGLLALGVRPGDRVVTSSMTFAATANAIAYVGALPVFVDSDPATGNLDVALLAEAMATLEREGTPARAIVPVDLLGRIPDHDAIEAIAARHGARVLVDAAESLGSTRDGRPAGSWGDASIVSFNGNKVMTTSGGGMLLTDDRAIADRVRHLATQARMPVEHYEHEEVGYNYRLSNLLAALGRAQLQRLDAMIARRRAIRARYRAVVAGIDGLTLLGDDRDGDNAWLTAVLVDPDAALVDADAVRRALDSRGIETRPLWKPMHLQPAFADARAFTTGASETLFRTGIALPSGSALDDASIDRVVEALRAAVAPRSCRRPIGSDFPLDVAISAAPPRRRPWSTTTVMVETGRQAIAAIAMVLERSGANRIAVPAFLCDSMLAPFQSRGWHIVDYPVLDDLSPDLPVARRMAETGRVDAVLVMRYFGAAPTFAELSDVAAIRAAGVAVLADETHLPFSMNQWGADFAYASLRKVLPTTDGAYLHMPAGTEAPMLRRARETGRYAAMASFDSRRGITQHSRIMLDASMALIERDAAPRRMSRRGRSLLDTLDLDAIAERRIANARVLADALDDVGIATAVPVGSLEVPSHLPVRVADPVGVQAALARAEVYCPIHWPRPKGFATQEEWPDDLLSLPVDHRYDHVDMLRIAAELQRVSLDLVGVTR
- a CDS encoding sugar transferase, with the protein product MSRSRYLAVRGVTDRVVAGTALVVLSPLMLAIAASILVAMGRPVLFRQRRVGTGGRDFSIVKFRTLVRDAERLGAGYVLPGMDLVPPLGHVLRSTSLDELPQLWNILVGEMAFVGPRPALRDQYERYTDRQRGRVSVPQGVTGLAQVRYRDAATFSTRIEADLEYVATVSLRTDARLLLATIGAVTRHDGIVQHQTPEDIDDLGDRRTSVAPDATTEEETR
- a CDS encoding glycosyltransferase family 4 protein translates to MTATVQLAAAPAGRRLRVLVVSQYYWPEHASIPTLLAEELQRRGHHVRVLTTFPNYPTGRLPDGQRQKAHVVETVRGVRVHRVPMVLDRSERTLHRAASYASFALSSALWGRLGMSADVVYVYATQMTPALGPAVWRRNGGPPFVLHVQDLWPDAIVGASFVRSGAGKAIARSLEPLLRRAYREASATIGISDEMAATLVERGAPRSRVHSVSNWAWEREAPPLERKQKRGRRSTSFLYAGNLGDAQQLDEVLRAAAMVDGDPRFSLDLYGSGSAEHRLRALATLLGLRSVRFRGRVSTESMSEIYRDHDFQVVPLAETPALRAAVPSKLPMSLRHGLPVVASAQGAAADLIAEHGAGIVASSADAEGIADAFREAMDLDDAEHRAMSRRARSAYERSMSLTAGVDAIEAILRNVVREETVRPGAARGRPAPTGTGGRTSTRSTARAKASHR
- a CDS encoding polysaccharide biosynthesis protein, whose amino-acid sequence is MTTGHEDATVLITGGTGSFGRTVAARLLRDGVGQVRILSRDEAKQDDMRHTMGDDRLRFYLGDVRDEGSVDKAMRGVDHVFHAAALKQVPSCEFFPMEAVRTNVQGSENVVRAADRAGVRSAVFLSTDKAVYPVNAMGMSKALMEKVARSHGLNNPTTATTMACVRYGNVMYSRGSVIPLFLSQMRAGKPITITNPHMTRFMMSLADSVDLVEFAFHNARQGDLFIRKARACTIADLAAAMLRLFRSDSQIEIIGTRHAEKVSEALASREELSKAIDMGDYFRIPLDSRGLDYELYVAEGDARQAEFLDYDSHTVPRMSVEEVEELLLTLPEIRSELALAGLTSSRV
- a CDS encoding polysaccharide biosynthesis C-terminal domain-containing protein, producing MRVAVTGAGGFLGLHVRGALLEAGVEAVPVALGERFDERAAFAAVDGADAVLHLAGVHRAPEDLVRDGNRMLATQLARTLLDVPTPPRTVAYASTTQVGNGSAYGEAKEQAGDMVRAAADAVGARFVDHRLPNLFGEHGLPFTNSVTATFCHLLASGGRPEVHEDRTLDLLHAQDAADLLLGDVAAADRVHRATVTGVLARLERIASAYEVGEVPDIAERLDRDLFNTYRSHLVARRPAIRLASRADERGAFIELVRARGGSGQASISTTAPGVTRGDHFHRRKFERFTVVSGRAVIRLRRILTAEVVTIPVDGDEPVAVDMPTLWSHSIENVGDGPLHTSFWTDDLFDAARPDTIPERVLP
- the wecB gene encoding non-hydrolyzing UDP-N-acetylglucosamine 2-epimerase; its protein translation is MSARIKVMTVVGTRPEVIRLAATMRLLDRIADHVVVHTGQNYDYELNELLFEDLELRRPDRFLDADTSSLGAALGSILARVEVAIREEQPDAMLVLGDTNSCIAAVMGKRMRVPVFHMEAGNRAFDENVPEETNRRLVDHVADYNLAYTEHARRNLLAEGLHPSRTLVTGSPMREVLDQSRERIAASDVVARQGLVPGGYLLVSLHREETVDDPVRLRQALQALDALAVEHDMPVLVSTHPRTRKRLVDQEPELQRRLTLHPPFGFHDYVALQQSALVVLSDSGTIGEESSILGFPAVTLRDAIERPEALDVGALVTCGVDPESVVEAVRATLAMHDAMGPPSVPADYGPDDVSRRVVSFILSSTRSHRARAGLRR